The proteins below are encoded in one region of Pangasianodon hypophthalmus isolate fPanHyp1 chromosome 6, fPanHyp1.pri, whole genome shotgun sequence:
- the sspn gene encoding sarcospan: MGSEKSQAGSSGGQKKAKPDRGGLDSEGSHTCCGCRFPLLIALLQLLLGIAITVVAFLMTTISPSLLARETPHWAGIILCVVSVLGFVLYFITYLPDERTYTQFIIKLVYFLLCSVGLIISIIVIAFQGHHYSLTNGFICREIREDCICTLEPEDPIARTFTYAEVTDCTAVTSTLMLYYLLQMVLNLSQAIVCLLGAFIMWKHRYQVFFVGLQLASPSTQQWQKV; encoded by the exons ATGGGGTCAGAGAAGAGTCAAGCGGGGTCTAGTGGAGGGCAGAAGAAGGCCAAGCCTGATCGAGGAGGCCTAGACTCCGAGGGAAGCCACACATGCTGCGGCTGCCGCTTCCCGCTGCTCATCGCCCTGCTGCAGCTGTTACTGGGCATCGCCATCACGGTCGTGGCCTTCCTCATGACCACCATCAGCCCCTCTCTGCTGGCCAGGGAGACACCCCATTGGGCTGGAATCATT TTGTGCGTTGTATCTGTCCTGGGCTTTGTGCTCTATTTCATCACCTATCTGCCTGATGAGAGGACCTACACACAATTCATCATAAAG CTTGTGTACTTCCTCCTGTGTTCAGTGGGGCTAATCATCTCCATTATAGTCATCGCCTTCCAGGGCCACCACTACTCTTTGACCAATGGCTTCATATGCAGGGAGATACGTGAGGATTGTATCTGCACACTAGAGCCAGAGGACCCCATCGCGCGCACCTTCACCTACGCTGAGGTGACAGACTGCACTGCCGTTACAAGCACTCTCATGCTGTACTACCTGCTGCAGATGGTGTTGAACCTGTCTCAGGCCATTGTCTGCTTGCTAGGAGCTTTCATCATGTGGAAGCACCGCTATCAGGTGTTCTTTGTGGGCTTGCAGTTGGCTTCACCCTCCACTCAGCAATGGCAGAAAGTTTAA
- the bhlhe41 gene encoding class E basic helix-loop-helix protein 41 isoform X1 → MDERISRLQDRAFLDHADFLGVDYSSLYMCKSKRGMKREEGKQDAYKLPHRLIEKKRRDRINECIGQLKDLLPEHLKLTTLGHLEKAVVLELTLKHLNALTAVTEQQHQKILALQNGDRSLKSSIRADLDAFHSGFQACAKEVLKYLSTVEKWTSCEQRCTQLIEHLHKVLARLVQPQLGAQERDSQAKCVPVIQRTQNPEANENDTDTDSGYGGEADKSDARAEKACDPVRVGGVKIKQEFGDERVAKKPKVSWSENSGAGSAEQPNLAFMNSLMGMAGVGQQTPFCVPFYFINPSAAGSYMPFFDKSSLEKLVYPALSGPFPWLYPGITAHSSAAAAAAAAAAFPAGSLEKSLGFGAASKEQDCPSPLNEALHSSRVGASSPTDEEQNSDPDLNKDQQTQMKESSTTG, encoded by the exons ATGGATGAAAGAATATCACGACTGCAGGACAGAGCGTTCCTCGATCACGCAGACTTCCTGGG ggttgATTATTCGTCTCTTTATATGTGCAAGTCAAAAAGAGGTATGAAACGAGAGGAAGGAAAG CAGGACGCTTATAAGTTACCACACAGACTCAtagagaagaagaggagagacCGGATTAATGAATGTATTGGACAGTTGAAAGACTTATTACCAGAACACCTTAAGTTAACG ACGCTGGGTCACTTGGAGAAGGCGGTTGTGTTGGAGTTAACTCTGAAACACCTGAACGCTTTGACGGCTGTCACTGAGCAGCAGCACCAAAAGATCCTGGCACTGCAGAACG gagACCGCTCTCTGAAGTCGTCCATCCGAGCAGACCTGGACGCTTTCCACTCGGGATTTCAAGCGTGCGCTAAAGAGGTGCTGAAGTACCTGAGCACGGTGGAGAAGTGGACCAGCTGTGAGCAGAGGTGCACGCAGCTCATCGAGCATTTGCACAAAGTTTTGGCGCGACTCGTCCAGCCGCAGTTAGGCGCGCAGGAGAGGGACAGCCAGGCCAAGTGCGTTCCCGTCATCCAGAGGACTCAGAATCCCGAGGCCAACGAGAACGACACGGACACCGACAGCGGATACGGGGGCGAGGCTGACAAAAGCGACGCTAGAGCCGAGAAAGCATGCGACCCAGTCCGCGTTGGTGGAGTTAAAATAAAGCAGGAGTTCGGGGACGAGCGCGTCGCCAAAAAGCCCAAAGTGAGCTGGAGTGAGAACAGCGGCGCAGGAAGCGCGGAGCAGCCAAACCTCGCGTTTATGAACTCGCTGATGGGAATGGCTGGAGTGGGGCAACAGACTCCGTTCTGCGTGCCGTTTTACTTCATAAACCCGTCGGCAGCTGGGTCCTACATGCCTTTTTTCGATAAGAGCAGTCTGGAGAAGTTAGTATACCCAGCGCTGAGCGGGCCCTTCCCATGGCTGTACCCCGGCATCACCGCGCACTCTTCAGCCGCCgcggctgctgctgctgctgctgctttccCCGCAGGATCTCTCGAGAAAAGCCTGGGGTTCGGGGCTGCTTCAAAAGAACAAGACTGCCCTTCTCCTCTTAACGAGGCTCTACACTCCAGCAGGGTAGGTGCATCCTCTCCTACCGACGAGGAACAGAACTCAGACCCCGATCTTAACAAGGACCAGCAGACCCAAATGAAGGAAAGCAGCACTACaggctaa
- the bhlhe41 gene encoding class E basic helix-loop-helix protein 41 isoform X2 produces the protein MDERISRLQDRAFLDHADFLGVDYSSLYMCKSKRGMKREEGKDAYKLPHRLIEKKRRDRINECIGQLKDLLPEHLKLTTLGHLEKAVVLELTLKHLNALTAVTEQQHQKILALQNGDRSLKSSIRADLDAFHSGFQACAKEVLKYLSTVEKWTSCEQRCTQLIEHLHKVLARLVQPQLGAQERDSQAKCVPVIQRTQNPEANENDTDTDSGYGGEADKSDARAEKACDPVRVGGVKIKQEFGDERVAKKPKVSWSENSGAGSAEQPNLAFMNSLMGMAGVGQQTPFCVPFYFINPSAAGSYMPFFDKSSLEKLVYPALSGPFPWLYPGITAHSSAAAAAAAAAAFPAGSLEKSLGFGAASKEQDCPSPLNEALHSSRVGASSPTDEEQNSDPDLNKDQQTQMKESSTTG, from the exons ATGGATGAAAGAATATCACGACTGCAGGACAGAGCGTTCCTCGATCACGCAGACTTCCTGGG ggttgATTATTCGTCTCTTTATATGTGCAAGTCAAAAAGAGGTATGAAACGAGAGGAAGGAAAG GACGCTTATAAGTTACCACACAGACTCAtagagaagaagaggagagacCGGATTAATGAATGTATTGGACAGTTGAAAGACTTATTACCAGAACACCTTAAGTTAACG ACGCTGGGTCACTTGGAGAAGGCGGTTGTGTTGGAGTTAACTCTGAAACACCTGAACGCTTTGACGGCTGTCACTGAGCAGCAGCACCAAAAGATCCTGGCACTGCAGAACG gagACCGCTCTCTGAAGTCGTCCATCCGAGCAGACCTGGACGCTTTCCACTCGGGATTTCAAGCGTGCGCTAAAGAGGTGCTGAAGTACCTGAGCACGGTGGAGAAGTGGACCAGCTGTGAGCAGAGGTGCACGCAGCTCATCGAGCATTTGCACAAAGTTTTGGCGCGACTCGTCCAGCCGCAGTTAGGCGCGCAGGAGAGGGACAGCCAGGCCAAGTGCGTTCCCGTCATCCAGAGGACTCAGAATCCCGAGGCCAACGAGAACGACACGGACACCGACAGCGGATACGGGGGCGAGGCTGACAAAAGCGACGCTAGAGCCGAGAAAGCATGCGACCCAGTCCGCGTTGGTGGAGTTAAAATAAAGCAGGAGTTCGGGGACGAGCGCGTCGCCAAAAAGCCCAAAGTGAGCTGGAGTGAGAACAGCGGCGCAGGAAGCGCGGAGCAGCCAAACCTCGCGTTTATGAACTCGCTGATGGGAATGGCTGGAGTGGGGCAACAGACTCCGTTCTGCGTGCCGTTTTACTTCATAAACCCGTCGGCAGCTGGGTCCTACATGCCTTTTTTCGATAAGAGCAGTCTGGAGAAGTTAGTATACCCAGCGCTGAGCGGGCCCTTCCCATGGCTGTACCCCGGCATCACCGCGCACTCTTCAGCCGCCgcggctgctgctgctgctgctgctttccCCGCAGGATCTCTCGAGAAAAGCCTGGGGTTCGGGGCTGCTTCAAAAGAACAAGACTGCCCTTCTCCTCTTAACGAGGCTCTACACTCCAGCAGGGTAGGTGCATCCTCTCCTACCGACGAGGAACAGAACTCAGACCCCGATCTTAACAAGGACCAGCAGACCCAAATGAAGGAAAGCAGCACTACaggctaa
- the LOC128318538 gene encoding trichohyalin-like: MKDRERLLKNVAQLEATLASERKKQEQEREKAKLDIVKRNTAHPQNITELQPSLKLCEEQEKTAEMERENLMRDRERLEKNVAQLEASLASERKKQEQERKKTKLYIEERNTAHIQKIVDLQASLKLYEERGKTVELERESLMKDREHLEKHVVQLEASLASEQKKQEQERKKDKLGIEEKNTTHLQKITELQASLELCEEQKKSAELERENMMRDREQLKKNVAQLEASLASERKNRDQEKEKTKLYMEERNTAHLQKINDLQTSLKLCEQREKSAEMERQSLMRNRERLEKNVAQLEATLTSERIKREQEREKAKLYMEERNTAHLQNITELQASLKPCEERKKTVELERENLMKDRERLEKNVAQLEASLASERKRQEPERKKAKLDIEERNTAHLQKITELQTSLKLCEEREKSAEMERESLMRNRERLEKNVAQLEATLTFERKKREQEREKAKLYMEERNTAHLQNITELQASLKLCEEREKTAELERQSLMRDREHLEKNVVQLEASLASERKKQEPERKKAKLDIEERNTTHLQKITELQTSLKLCEEREKSAEMERESLMRNRERLEKNVAQLETTLTSERKKREQEREKAKLYMEERNTAHLQNITELQASLKLCEERKKAVELERENLMKDRERLLKNVAQLEASLASERKRQEPERKKAKLDIEERNTAHLQKITELQTSLKLCEQREKSAEMERESLMRNRERLEKNVAQLEATLTFERKKREQEREKAKLYMEARNTAHLQNITELQASLKLCEEREKTAELERQSLMRDREHLEKNVVQLEASLASERKKQERDNTNLDIKERKTVLLQNVSKLQASLKICEEQQKIAAQGRERRMKAREQLEKIAQLAASLTSAQGQQEQENEKIKLHMEERKASHLQNITELPASLKLCEEREKSAELERENLMRDQERLEKQVAQPEATLASEREHHKAELESKRRTRDREQLKKIAEQEHRNQGTEDQAGCLQEEQQPVLGETPEERVLTCQ; encoded by the coding sequence atgaaagacagagagcgACTGTTGAAAAATGTTGCACAGCTGGAGGCCACTTTGGCTTCTGAGCGAAAAAAACAGgagcaggaaagagagaaggcCAAACTGGACATAGTGAAGAGGAACACTGCACACCCCCAGAACATAACCGAGCTCCAGCCTTCCCTGAAACTCTGTGAGGAACAAGAGAAGActgcagagatggagagagagaacttgATGAGAGACCGAGAGCGACTGGAGAAAAACGTTGCACAGCTGGAGGCCAGTTTGGCTTCTGAGCGAAAAAAACAggagcaggaaagaaagaagaccAAGCTATACATAGAGGAGAGGAACACTGCACACATCCAGAAAATCGTTGAtctccaggcttccctgaaactcTATGAGGAACGGGGGAAGACTgtagagctggagagagagagcttgatgAAAGACCGAGAGCATCTGGAGAAACATGTTGTACAGCTGGAGGCCAGTTTGGCttctgagcaaaaaaaacaggagcaggaaagaaagaaggataaATTGGGCATAGAGGAGAAGAACACTACACACCTCCAGAAAATCActgagctccaggcttccctggAACTCTGTGAGGAACAGAAGAAGTctgcagagctggagagagagaacatgatgAGAGACCGAGAGcaattgaagaaaaatgttgCACAGTTGGAGGCCAGTTTGGCTTCTGAGAGAAAAAACCGAgatcaggaaaaagaaaagaccaaGCTATACATGGAGGAGAGGAACACTGCACACCTCCAGAAAATCAACGATCTACAGACTTCCCTGAAACTATGTGAGCAACGGGAGAAGTctgcagagatggagagacagagctTGATGAGAAACCGAGAGCGACTGGAGAAAAATGTTGCACAGCTGGAGGCCACTTTGACTTCTGAGCGAATAAAACGGGAgcaggaaagagaaaaggcCAAGCTATACATGGAGGAGAGGAACACTGCACACCTCCAGAACATCActgagctccaggcttccctcAAACCCTGTGAGGAACGGAAGAAGACTgtagagctggagagagagaacttgATGAAAGACCGAGAGCGACTGGAGAAAAACGTTGCACAACTGGAGGCCAGTTTGGCTTCTGAGCGGAAAAGACAGGAGCCGGAAAGAAAGAAGGCCAAATTGGACATAGAGGAGAGGAACACTGCACACCTCCAGAAAATCACTGAGCTCCAGACTTCTCTGAAACTCTGTGAGGAACGGGAGAAGTctgcagagatggagagagagagcttgatgAGAAACCGAGAGCGACTGGAGAAAAATGTTGCGCAGCTGGAGGCCACTTTGACTTTTGAGCGAAAAAAACGGGAgcaggaaagagaaaaggcCAAGCTATACATGGAAGAGAGGAACACTGCACACCTCCAGAACATCAccgagctccaggcttccctgaaactctgtgaggaacgggagaagactgcagagctGGAGAGACAGAGCTTGATGAGAGACCGAGAGCATCTGGAGAAAAATGTTGTACAGCTGGAGGCCAGTTTGGCTTCTGAGCGAAAAAAACAGGAGCCGGAAAGAAAGAAGGCCAAATTGGACATAGAGGAGAGGAACACTACACACCTCCAGAAAATCACTGAGCTCCAGACTTCTCTGAAACTCTGTGAGGAACGGGAGAAGTctgcagagatggagagagagagcttgatgAGAAACCGAGAGCGACTGGAGAAAAATGTTGCACAGCTGGAGACCACTTTGACTTCTGAGCGAAAAAAACGGGAgcaggaaagagaaaaggcCAAGCTATACATGGAGGAGAGGAACACTGCACACCTCCAGAACATCActgagctccaggcttccctgaaactcTGTGAAGAACGGAAGAAGGCTgtagagctggagagagagaacttgATGAAAGACCGAGAGCGACTGTTGAAAAACGTTGCACAACTGGAGGCCAGTTTGGCTTCTGAGCGGAAAAGACAGGAGCCGGAAAGAAAGAAGGCCAAATTGGACATAGAGGAGAGGAACACTGCACACCTCCAGAAAATCACTGAGCTCCAGACTTCTCTGAAACTCTGTGAGCAACGGGAGAAGTctgcagagatggagagagagagcttgatgAGAAACCGAGAGCGACTGGAGAAAAATGTTGCACAGCTGGAGGCCACTTTGACTTTTGAGCGAAAAAAACGGGAgcaggaaagagaaaaggcCAAGCTATACATGGAAGCGAGGAACACTGCACACCTCCAGAACATCAccgagctccaggcttccctgaaactGTGTGAGGAACgggagaagactgcagagctGGAGAGACAGAGCTTGATGAGAGACCGAGAGCATCTGGAGAAAAATGTTGTACAGCTGGAGGCCAGTTTGGCTTCTGAGCggaaaaaacaggaaagagATAATACTAATCTAGACATTAAGGAGAGGAAGACCGTACTACTGCAGAACGTGTCCAAGCTCCAGGCTTCTCTGAAAATCTGTGAGGAACAACAGAAGATTGCAGCGCAGGGGAGAGAAAGGAGGATGAAAGCCCGAGAGCAACTGGAGAAAATTGCACAACTGGCAGCCTCTTTGACTTCAGCGCAAGGGCAACAGGAGCAGGAAAATGAGAAGATCAAGCTGCACATGGAGGAAAGGAAAGCCTCACACCTCCAGAACATCACCGAGCTCCCGGCTTCCCTGAAACTCTGTGAGGAACGGGAGAAGTctgcagagctggagagagagaacttgATGAGAGACCAAGAGCGACTGGAGAAACAGGTTGCTCAGCCGGAGGCCACTTTGGCTTCTGAGCGAGAGCACCATAAGGCAGAGCTGGAGAGCAAAAGGAGGACGAGAGACCGCGAGCAattgaaaaaaattgcagagcAAGAGCACCGGAACCAGGGAACAGAAGACCAAGCAGGATGCCTGCAAGAAGAACAGCAGCCAGTGCTTGGAGAAACCCCTGAAGAACGAGTGCTCACCTGCCAGTGA